In Arthrobacter sp. B3I9, the following are encoded in one genomic region:
- a CDS encoding DUF3566 domain-containing protein → MSNPDSYSTPNSNGTRQPASAPRVSAPSRPQQRPGASAGTVDAAQRPQGPGQGVAGQRPGQNPPGLVKPAPRAKVRRARLLVSKVDPWSVLKMAFLLSVALGIVTVVAAIVLWTVLDLTGIFDQVDSLLGTLAGSEGGGFELKKVASLGQVASFAVIIAVINVVLLTALSMLSAVLYNISATLVGGIGVTLTDD, encoded by the coding sequence GTGAGTAATCCCGACTCATATTCCACGCCCAACAGCAACGGAACGCGGCAGCCCGCATCCGCCCCTCGCGTGAGCGCGCCGTCCCGCCCGCAGCAGCGTCCCGGTGCTTCCGCCGGCACTGTGGATGCGGCACAACGTCCCCAGGGACCCGGACAGGGGGTGGCTGGGCAGCGTCCGGGCCAGAACCCGCCCGGGCTGGTCAAACCCGCTCCCAGGGCCAAGGTGCGCCGCGCCAGGCTGCTGGTCAGCAAGGTTGACCCCTGGTCCGTCCTGAAGATGGCTTTTCTGCTCTCGGTGGCCCTCGGCATCGTAACCGTTGTGGCGGCGATCGTGCTGTGGACGGTCCTGGACCTGACTGGCATTTTCGACCAGGTCGATAGCCTCCTCGGCACCCTGGCCGGCTCCGAGGGCGGCGGCTTCGAACTGAAGAAGGTGGCCTCGCTGGGCCAGGTGGCCTCCTTCGCGGTCATCATCGCCGTGATCAACGTCGTCTTGCTGACAGCACTTTCCATGCTCTCAGCCGTGCTGTAC
- the gyrB gene encoding DNA topoisomerase (ATP-hydrolyzing) subunit B: MASDNTEIAEVEEVVAEAADIPAEADTRHGYGASDITVLEGLEAVRKRPGMYIGSTGPRGLHHLVYEVVDNSVDEALAGYCTHIEIVLQADGGVKVVDNGRGIPVDMHPTEHKPTVEVVMTILHAGGKFGGGGYAVSGGLHGVGISVVNALSSRVDTEVRRQGHVWRMSFADGGKPQGGLVKGEETDETGTTQTFYPDASIFETTEFDFETLRARFQQMAFLNKGLRITLTDERQAAESDSADEDLDLDVIPTEGEVPAEFHTVVYQYDEGLLDYVKHLNSGKKVDVVHEDVIAFETEDTDRHIALEMAMQWTTAYSESVHTYANTINTHEGGTHEEGFRAAMTSLINRYAREKSIIKEKDDNLTGDDIREGLTAVISVKLAEPQFEGQTKTKLGNSEVKGFVQRVVTDGLGDWLERNPGPARDVIRKAISAAQARMAARKARDNARRKSPLESFGMPGKLSDCSSKDPGKCEVYIVEGDSAGGSAKRGRNPETQAILPLRGKILNVERARLDKALGNAEVQSMITAFGTGIGEDFDLAKLRYHKIVLMADADVDGQHITTLLMTLLFRYMRPLIENGYVYLAQPPLYRIKWSNAPHDYVYSDRERDAKLVSGQAAGRRIPKDNGIQRYKGLGEMDYTELWDTTMDPDHRTLLQVTMDDALAADQIFSTLMGEDVESRRNFIQQNAKDVRFLDI, from the coding sequence GTGGCTAGCGACAATACAGAAATTGCCGAAGTGGAAGAAGTAGTGGCGGAAGCTGCGGATATCCCGGCCGAAGCTGATACGCGCCACGGCTACGGTGCCAGCGACATCACGGTGCTTGAGGGCTTGGAGGCGGTCCGGAAGCGGCCGGGCATGTATATCGGATCCACCGGGCCGCGCGGCCTGCACCACCTGGTCTATGAGGTGGTGGATAACTCGGTCGATGAGGCCCTGGCCGGCTACTGCACGCACATCGAAATCGTTCTGCAGGCCGACGGCGGCGTGAAGGTGGTCGATAACGGGCGAGGCATTCCGGTGGACATGCATCCCACCGAGCACAAGCCCACTGTCGAGGTGGTGATGACCATCCTGCACGCCGGCGGCAAGTTCGGTGGCGGCGGCTACGCGGTATCGGGCGGCCTGCACGGCGTCGGCATCTCCGTGGTGAATGCTCTCTCCAGCCGGGTCGACACGGAGGTCCGCCGCCAGGGCCACGTCTGGCGGATGTCCTTCGCCGACGGCGGCAAGCCGCAGGGCGGTCTCGTCAAGGGCGAGGAAACCGACGAGACCGGTACCACCCAGACGTTTTACCCGGATGCCAGCATCTTCGAAACCACGGAATTCGATTTCGAGACCCTGCGCGCACGCTTCCAGCAGATGGCCTTCCTCAACAAGGGCCTGCGCATCACGCTGACCGACGAACGCCAGGCCGCGGAGTCCGACTCCGCGGACGAGGACCTTGACCTCGACGTCATTCCGACGGAAGGCGAAGTCCCTGCAGAGTTCCACACCGTCGTCTACCAGTACGACGAGGGCCTGCTGGACTACGTGAAGCACCTGAACTCCGGCAAGAAAGTCGATGTGGTCCACGAGGACGTGATCGCCTTCGAAACCGAGGACACGGACCGCCACATCGCCCTGGAAATGGCCATGCAGTGGACCACGGCGTATTCCGAGAGCGTGCATACCTACGCCAACACCATCAACACGCACGAAGGCGGCACCCACGAAGAGGGATTCCGTGCCGCGATGACGTCCTTGATCAACCGCTACGCGCGCGAGAAGAGCATCATCAAGGAAAAGGACGACAACCTCACCGGCGATGACATCCGCGAAGGCCTCACGGCCGTGATTTCCGTGAAGCTTGCCGAGCCGCAGTTCGAAGGCCAGACCAAGACGAAGCTCGGGAACTCCGAGGTTAAGGGCTTCGTCCAGCGCGTTGTCACCGACGGGCTCGGTGACTGGCTGGAACGCAACCCCGGCCCCGCCCGTGACGTCATCCGCAAGGCCATTTCGGCTGCTCAGGCCCGCATGGCTGCCCGTAAGGCCCGCGACAACGCACGCCGCAAGAGTCCGCTGGAATCGTTCGGTATGCCCGGAAAGCTCTCCGACTGCTCCTCCAAGGATCCGGGCAAGTGCGAGGTTTACATCGTGGAGGGCGACTCCGCGGGCGGTTCCGCCAAGCGTGGCCGCAATCCGGAGACCCAGGCCATCCTGCCGCTGCGCGGAAAGATCCTGAACGTTGAGCGCGCCCGGCTGGATAAGGCCCTCGGCAACGCCGAGGTCCAGTCCATGATCACGGCGTTCGGCACCGGCATCGGTGAGGACTTCGACCTTGCGAAGCTGCGCTACCACAAGATCGTCCTGATGGCCGATGCCGACGTCGACGGCCAGCACATCACCACCCTGCTCATGACATTGCTGTTCCGCTACATGCGGCCGCTGATCGAAAACGGCTACGTCTACCTGGCACAGCCGCCGCTGTACCGGATCAAGTGGTCCAACGCCCCGCACGACTACGTCTACAGCGACCGGGAACGCGACGCCAAGCTGGTCTCCGGCCAAGCCGCCGGTCGCCGCATCCCGAAGGACAACGGGATCCAGCGCTACAAGGGCCTCGGCGAGATGGACTACACCGAACTCTGGGACACCACCATGGACCCCGATCACCGGACCCTCCTGCAGGTCACGATGGACGACGCCCTGGCAGCGGACCAGATCTTCTCCACGCTGATGGGCGAGGACGTTGAATCGCGCCGGAATTTCATCCAGCAGAACGCCAAGGACGTCCGGTTCCTCGATATCTAG